The following is a genomic window from Megalobrama amblycephala isolate DHTTF-2021 unplaced genomic scaffold, ASM1881202v1 scaffold338, whole genome shotgun sequence.
GATTGTAGGATGAAGAGCTGCTGGATTCAGTGCAGCAGGAAGTAGGAGAGCAGAGAACAACAGAGGAAAAGGAAGCTCTGGGAGACACTCTGAGCACCGTTACACAGGTTCCCCTCACAACATGAGATGCCATCAATATTAGGAATAAATGATGTGGCGTCACAAATAAATTTAGAGACACAGCCTTTTACAACCAATGACTGGCTTCCAAAATTCCCtgatgaaaagaaagagaaCAAAAGTTAGTCTAAGCTGGACATTGCTGTATGTGATCTGTGTCAAATATTTAAAACCTAAGAGAGTTTAAAAGATCATGACTTTAATCTTCTTCTTCCTTTTCCAGATGCTCACCTGTTGCTTTAATGCAGCGGTCTTCACTCCCTGTGCAGCTCACTGTGTTCAAGCAGTTCTTCCCATTACAATAGTAACATGACTTTCCATTGGCAGTGTTGGAGGGATCTGCAGGAGGAAAAATAGATGTGCTTTCTTTACAGGGTCCTGGTCTTATCCTGCACGGTCGcagtgattttgccaagtaaacCATGGTCCTGAATCAGCATTTTGTTGattctggaacaacattccgGTCCAAAACTATAGTTCTAACCCGAAAACTAATCCGACCCATatcttatccctaaaatcagagggaaataaTATATGAATGGTGTAGAAGCCCTAACCCTTGCTGTAAACCTAAACTTGACATTAACTGTAAACTCTACCTAAATTTATTAGTAATTAGTCTGTCTTGAGCCAATCTTTtggctttaaaaaaataccgtcaggatttactaaagacacgcagtgaaaaattagcGCATGGACAGAGTTATTTTTGCAGCTGACCTCATTGCATATGattttgtaggagtttccctttcagatgcaaaatttatgggagaagagtatttaaatgaatcacgcaaggtgatttactaaggtttgcgcttGTCttt
Proteins encoded in this region:
- the LOC125261165 gene encoding prostate stem cell antigen-like, giving the protein MVYLAKSLRPCRIRPGPCKESTSIFPPADPSNTANGKSCYYCNGKNCLNTVSCTGSEDRCIKATGNFGSQSLVVKGCVSKFICDATSFIPNIDGISCCEGNLCNGAQSVSQSFLFLCCSLLSYFLLH